A section of the Bacillus sp. HSf4 genome encodes:
- a CDS encoding universal stress protein: protein MLKADRIIVAFDEKEESKKALQKAIVLTKKLGAELTIAHVHEPKQARTASEEQRPAAGAPYLYSGIPAAAPVPHESDPAGEPLIYEDSAEEAIAAAKIILNNNQFDADIEVLEGDPANAVLHHAEHIGADLVITGTRDQNRLKKLLFGSVSDKISSKSEIPVLIVK from the coding sequence ATGTTGAAAGCCGATCGCATCATCGTCGCCTTTGACGAAAAAGAAGAAAGCAAGAAAGCGCTGCAAAAAGCGATTGTCCTGACAAAAAAGCTAGGCGCCGAACTGACCATCGCCCATGTTCACGAACCGAAGCAGGCAAGAACGGCGAGCGAAGAGCAGCGGCCCGCCGCAGGCGCCCCTTATCTTTACAGCGGCATTCCGGCCGCAGCTCCCGTCCCGCACGAGTCCGACCCGGCCGGGGAGCCGCTGATCTATGAAGATAGCGCAGAAGAAGCGATTGCCGCAGCCAAAATCATCTTAAATAACAACCAATTCGACGCTGACATTGAAGTGTTAGAAGGGGACCCTGCAAACGCGGTCCTTCACCATGCTGAACATATCGGTGCCGATCTCGTCATAACAGGAACCCGCGATCAAAACCGCCTGAAAAAACTGCTGTTCGGGAGTGTCAGCGATAAGATTTCCTCAAAGTCGGAGATACCGGTGCTGATCGTCAAGTAA
- a CDS encoding ABC transporter transmembrane domain-containing protein codes for MFSVLWKLGWFFKASWRRYTVAIALLIIVNILEMFPPKLLGNAIDDMQAGTFSAAGMLGYIGLFMALAIVVYTLSYYWMYQLFGGANLIEKILRSKLMGHLLKMTPAFYEKNRTGDLMARATNDLKAVSMTAGFGILTLVDSTMYMLTILFTMGIFISWKLTLASIIPLPLMAAAISIYGKKIHQRFTEAQDAFGDLNDRVLESVSGVRVIRAYVQEKNDVARFNRMTADVYQKNMKVALIDSLFEPTVKLLVGISYLIGLGYGAFLVFRSQLTLGELVSFNVYLGMLIWPMFAIGELINVMQRGNASLDRVTDTLAYQPDVTEASTPVKTEPGDIVFDNVSFTYPSSASENLTGISFAVQEGQTVGIVGRTGSGKTTLVKQLLRQYPPGKGKISISDVPIEQLPLDELRSWIGYVPQDHVLFSKTVKENILFGAEHATEQDLKGVIHAAYLEKDIELLKDGLQTMVGEKGVALSGGQKQRISIARALIAQPHILILDDSLSAVDAKTEAAIIDNIRHTRKGKTTLITSHRMSAVEHADFILVLEGGRMIEKGTHHELIAAKGWYFEQYEAQQLPSVEEGRTVG; via the coding sequence ATGTTTTCTGTTTTATGGAAGCTTGGCTGGTTTTTCAAAGCCTCATGGCGGCGCTACACGGTCGCGATCGCCTTGCTCATCATCGTAAATATTTTGGAGATGTTTCCGCCGAAGCTGCTGGGAAACGCCATTGACGATATGCAGGCGGGGACATTTTCAGCGGCCGGGATGCTCGGTTATATCGGTTTATTCATGGCGCTTGCCATTGTCGTATATACATTGTCTTACTATTGGATGTATCAGCTGTTTGGCGGGGCGAATTTGATCGAGAAAATCCTCAGATCTAAACTGATGGGGCACCTTTTGAAGATGACGCCGGCTTTTTACGAGAAAAACCGCACCGGAGATTTGATGGCGAGGGCGACAAATGATTTAAAAGCGGTCTCGATGACGGCCGGTTTCGGAATCCTGACGCTTGTAGACTCAACCATGTATATGCTGACGATTCTGTTCACGATGGGGATTTTCATCAGCTGGAAGCTGACGCTTGCTTCGATCATTCCGCTGCCTTTGATGGCCGCAGCGATCAGTATTTACGGGAAAAAAATCCACCAGCGTTTTACCGAAGCGCAGGATGCCTTTGGCGATTTGAATGACCGCGTGCTTGAGTCGGTCTCAGGGGTCAGGGTGATCCGTGCCTATGTGCAAGAAAAAAACGATGTCGCCCGGTTTAACCGGATGACGGCGGATGTCTATCAAAAAAACATGAAAGTGGCGCTGATTGACTCGCTGTTTGAGCCGACGGTAAAGCTCTTGGTCGGCATCAGCTATCTGATCGGCCTCGGCTATGGTGCATTTCTTGTGTTCCGCAGCCAGCTCACATTGGGAGAACTCGTTTCATTCAACGTTTACCTGGGGATGCTGATCTGGCCGATGTTTGCGATCGGGGAGCTGATCAATGTCATGCAGAGGGGGAATGCATCGCTTGACAGGGTCACGGATACACTCGCGTATCAGCCTGATGTAACGGAAGCCTCAACCCCTGTAAAAACGGAGCCGGGGGATATTGTGTTTGATAATGTCAGTTTTACGTACCCGAGCTCTGCCTCAGAAAACCTTACCGGCATTTCCTTCGCTGTCCAAGAGGGGCAGACGGTCGGGATCGTTGGGAGAACCGGAAGCGGGAAGACGACATTAGTCAAACAGCTGTTGCGGCAGTATCCGCCGGGTAAGGGAAAAATCAGCATATCGGATGTGCCGATTGAACAGCTTCCGCTTGACGAGCTGCGCAGCTGGATCGGCTATGTACCGCAGGATCATGTGCTGTTTTCAAAAACGGTCAAAGAAAATATTCTGTTCGGCGCTGAGCATGCGACAGAGCAGGACCTTAAAGGTGTCATTCATGCGGCTTATTTGGAAAAGGACATTGAGCTTTTGAAAGACGGACTTCAGACGATGGTCGGGGAAAAAGGCGTCGCTTTATCAGGAGGGCAGAAACAGCGGATTTCGATTGCCCGGGCTTTAATCGCACAGCCTCATATTTTGATATTGGATGATTCGCTTTCCGCTGTTGACGCGAAGACGGAAGCGGCGATCATTGACAACATTCGGCACACCAGGAAAGGAAAAACAACCTTGATTACGTCGCATCGTATGTCGGCTGTTGAGCATGCCGATTTCATTCTTGTCCTTGAAGGCGGGCGCATGATTGAGAAAGGGACGCACCATGAGCTGATCGCCGCGAAAGGCTGGTATTTTGAACAATATGAAGCACAGCAGCTTCCTTCAGTGGAAGAAGGGAGGACTGTTGGATGA
- a CDS encoding ABC transporter ATP-binding protein, with translation MKTGKRLWQYALHYKKILIWALVMLTVAVTAELTGPMIAKKMIDDHILGIEKMWYEVPDKSKYTVSYNGREYVREDRLGPSAEKTREVHVFQVGLDYYFVDEAVPFDGKRTASGGELRISDGKQSKTYQADRLSMSEVYSFYEPEVEGLISLVFLYFGLLIFSVFFHYGQFYLLQMGANRIIQKMRRDVFANIQRLPVRYFDNLPAGKIVARVTNDTEAIRDLYVTVLSTFVTNFIYIAGIFAALFLLDIRLAAACLVIVPLIAVWSVIYRKFASGYNHKLRSINSEINAKMNESIQGMTIIQAFRREKETKREFEQLNENHFRYQNKMLNLNSLMSHNLVNILRNVTFAGLIWYFGGAALNAEGMISIGALYAFVDYLNRLFQPITAIVNQFAKLELARVSSERVFRLLDEAGVDVEETSADRMKGHVVFEDVSFGYDGGAAVLKNISFAANQGETVALVGHTGSGKSSIMNVLFRFYDIQKGDVKIDGTSIYQMSRQEIRQNMGIVLQDPYLFSGTIASNVSLDSEEITREQVEEALKYVGADKLFAHLSKGIDEPVIEKGSTLSSGERQLISFARALAYNPAILILDEATANIDTETEAVIQKALDVVKKGRTTFIIAHRLSTIKNADQILVLEKGRIIERGNHEELMKQKGQYYQMYELQKGRGKLSV, from the coding sequence ATGAAGACGGGAAAAAGGCTTTGGCAATATGCGCTTCATTATAAAAAAATCCTTATTTGGGCGCTTGTCATGCTGACTGTGGCGGTGACCGCCGAACTGACCGGACCGATGATCGCCAAAAAGATGATCGACGATCATATTTTGGGGATTGAAAAGATGTGGTATGAAGTCCCGGATAAAAGCAAGTATACGGTTTCCTATAACGGCCGCGAATATGTCAGGGAAGACAGGCTGGGCCCTTCCGCAGAAAAAACGAGGGAAGTCCATGTTTTTCAAGTCGGCCTAGATTATTATTTTGTTGATGAAGCGGTTCCTTTTGACGGGAAACGCACGGCGTCCGGCGGGGAGCTGCGAATTTCCGACGGGAAACAGTCGAAAACGTATCAGGCTGACCGGTTGTCAATGTCTGAAGTGTATTCGTTTTATGAACCCGAAGTTGAAGGGCTCATCTCTCTGGTCTTCTTATATTTTGGCCTTCTCATCTTCTCGGTTTTTTTCCATTACGGACAATTCTACCTGCTGCAGATGGGTGCAAACCGGATTATTCAAAAGATGAGGCGGGATGTTTTTGCCAACATCCAACGTCTCCCGGTCCGCTATTTTGACAATTTGCCGGCCGGAAAAATCGTGGCCAGAGTAACAAATGATACAGAAGCGATCCGCGACTTGTACGTCACCGTCCTCTCGACATTTGTGACCAATTTTATTTATATTGCCGGAATTTTTGCCGCGCTGTTTTTGCTTGATATCAGGCTTGCAGCCGCCTGTCTGGTGATCGTGCCGTTGATTGCCGTCTGGTCGGTCATCTACCGCAAATTTGCATCAGGATACAATCATAAACTCCGATCGATCAACAGTGAGATCAACGCTAAAATGAATGAGTCCATTCAAGGGATGACCATCATTCAGGCCTTTCGCCGCGAAAAGGAGACGAAACGGGAATTTGAACAGCTCAATGAAAACCACTTCCGCTATCAAAATAAAATGCTGAATCTCAATTCTCTCATGTCGCACAATCTGGTCAACATTCTCAGAAACGTGACATTCGCCGGATTGATCTGGTACTTTGGAGGCGCTGCACTGAATGCGGAAGGCATGATTTCAATCGGAGCCCTCTATGCATTCGTTGACTACCTGAATCGTTTGTTTCAGCCGATTACCGCCATCGTCAACCAATTCGCCAAGCTTGAACTGGCGCGCGTGTCATCTGAAAGGGTATTCCGCCTTTTGGATGAGGCGGGAGTTGATGTGGAAGAAACAAGCGCTGACAGAATGAAAGGGCATGTCGTGTTTGAGGATGTCTCATTTGGCTATGACGGCGGGGCCGCTGTGTTAAAAAACATTTCATTTGCAGCCAACCAAGGGGAGACCGTCGCATTAGTCGGTCATACGGGCTCAGGCAAAAGCTCGATTATGAATGTTTTGTTCCGCTTTTACGACATTCAAAAAGGCGATGTGAAAATTGATGGAACAAGCATTTATCAAATGTCGCGGCAGGAAATCAGACAGAACATGGGGATCGTGCTTCAAGATCCTTACTTGTTTTCGGGGACGATTGCTTCAAATGTCAGCCTTGATAGTGAAGAGATCACGAGAGAACAGGTTGAAGAGGCATTGAAATACGTAGGGGCGGATAAGCTCTTTGCCCATCTGTCCAAAGGCATTGATGAGCCGGTCATTGAAAAAGGGAGCACGCTTTCCTCCGGGGAAAGACAGCTGATTTCGTTTGCGCGTGCGCTTGCCTATAACCCGGCCATCCTCATTTTAGACGAGGCGACGGCAAATATCGATACCGAAACAGAAGCCGTTATTCAAAAGGCGCTTGACGTGGTTAAAAAAGGGCGCACAACCTTTATCATCGCCCACAGGCTGTCAACCATCAAAAACGCCGATCAAATCCTTGTCCTTGAAAAAGGGCGGATTATAGAGCGGGGCAATCATGAAGAGCTGATGAAACAAAAAGGACAATATTATCAAATGTATGAGCTGCAAAAAGGGCGCGGGAAGCTTAGCGTGTAA
- a CDS encoding NAD(P)H-binding protein: MKIALFGGTGRVGQAFVNILEKDGRHSVYALVRTENAGLLKNRCRTLTGNARNQADARALIAGADIVVSCLNTDGDDTLTVSIENIINAMNEQNKKRLITIGTAGILNARQDPKLYRFETNESKRRSTRAAREHAKVYERLARTNLDWTIICPTYLPDGPAVQTYRTERDFLPLGGKEISTGDTAHFLLQVSESDQYIKTRVGIAY, encoded by the coding sequence ATGAAGATTGCGCTTTTTGGAGGCACAGGCCGTGTCGGACAGGCCTTTGTGAATATTTTGGAAAAAGACGGCAGACACTCGGTTTACGCCCTCGTCCGCACGGAAAATGCAGGCCTTTTGAAAAACCGCTGCCGGACGCTGACGGGGAACGCAAGAAATCAGGCTGATGCGCGCGCTTTGATCGCAGGAGCGGACATTGTGGTCAGCTGTTTAAATACGGATGGAGACGATACATTAACCGTCTCCATCGAAAACATCATCAATGCCATGAACGAACAGAACAAAAAACGGCTGATTACCATCGGAACCGCCGGAATTTTAAATGCAAGACAGGATCCCAAGCTTTACCGCTTTGAAACGAATGAATCAAAAAGACGTTCAACACGGGCGGCTAGAGAACATGCCAAAGTGTATGAACGGCTCGCCCGCACGAACCTTGATTGGACAATCATTTGTCCGACCTATCTTCCCGACGGTCCGGCCGTTCAAACATACCGGACGGAACGGGATTTTTTGCCCCTTGGCGGAAAAGAGATTTCAACAGGAGACACCGCCCACTTCCTTTTACAGGTCTCCGAGTCTGATCAATATATTAAAACAAGAGTCGGAATCGCTTATTGA
- a CDS encoding alpha/beta-type small acid-soluble spore protein has product MANQNSSNQLVVPGAAQAIDQMKLEIASEFGVNLGADTTSRANGSVGGEITKRLVSQAQASMGGQQ; this is encoded by the coding sequence ATGGCTAACCAAAATTCTTCAAATCAACTTGTTGTACCTGGAGCAGCTCAGGCGATTGATCAAATGAAACTCGAAATCGCTTCTGAGTTCGGTGTGAACCTTGGCGCTGACACAACTTCCCGTGCAAACGGTTCTGTCGGCGGAGAAATTACAAAACGACTCGTTTCCCAAGCTCAAGCTTCTATGGGCGGTCAACAATAA
- the ugpC gene encoding sn-glycerol-3-phosphate ABC transporter ATP-binding protein UgpC translates to MAELVLDRIYKVYDNKVTAVDNFNLHIEDKEFIVFVGPSGCGKSTTLRMIAGLEEITDGEFIIDGKRMNDVAPKDRDIAMVFQNYALYPHMNVYDNMAFGLKLRKFPKDEIKRRVHEAAKILGLEEYLDRKPKALSGGQRQRVALGRAIVRDAKVFLMDEPLSNLDAKLRVQMRAEITKLHQRLQTTTIYVTHDQTEAMTMATRLVVMKDGIIQQVGAPKEVYENPENVFVGGFIGSPAMNFFTGTLNENRFTFGDASVLVPEGKMKVLRSKGYSGKEIIMGIRPEDIHDEPVFIEASKEAKIDAHIEVAELMGAETMLYSQAGGQPFIARVDSRTDVQAGNTVALAFDMNKAHFFDKETELRIHSEG, encoded by the coding sequence ATGGCTGAGCTTGTACTTGACCGGATTTACAAAGTGTATGACAACAAAGTGACGGCTGTGGATAATTTTAACCTTCATATTGAGGACAAGGAGTTCATCGTCTTTGTCGGACCTTCAGGCTGCGGAAAATCGACAACACTTAGAATGATCGCGGGACTTGAGGAAATCACAGACGGCGAATTCATCATTGACGGAAAACGGATGAACGATGTTGCCCCGAAGGATCGCGACATCGCCATGGTGTTCCAAAACTATGCCCTCTATCCTCATATGAATGTCTATGACAACATGGCTTTCGGGCTGAAGCTGCGTAAGTTTCCAAAAGACGAAATTAAACGCAGGGTGCACGAAGCGGCGAAAATTCTCGGGCTTGAAGAGTATTTGGACAGAAAGCCAAAAGCGCTTTCCGGCGGACAGCGCCAGCGCGTCGCCTTAGGCAGGGCTATCGTCCGCGATGCGAAAGTATTCCTGATGGATGAACCTTTATCAAACCTTGACGCCAAGCTGCGCGTTCAAATGCGCGCTGAAATCACAAAGCTCCATCAGCGCCTGCAAACGACGACGATCTATGTCACGCACGACCAGACGGAAGCGATGACGATGGCGACGAGGCTCGTCGTCATGAAGGACGGCATCATTCAGCAGGTCGGCGCGCCGAAGGAAGTCTATGAAAACCCGGAAAACGTCTTTGTCGGCGGCTTTATCGGCTCTCCGGCGATGAACTTCTTCACGGGCACCCTGAATGAAAACAGGTTTACATTCGGTGATGCATCCGTCCTTGTTCCAGAGGGAAAAATGAAGGTTTTGCGCAGCAAAGGCTATAGCGGAAAAGAAATCATCATGGGCATCAGACCTGAAGATATTCATGACGAGCCTGTCTTTATCGAAGCTTCAAAGGAAGCAAAAATCGATGCGCATATCGAAGTGGCTGAGCTGATGGGGGCTGAAACAATGCTGTATTCACAGGCGGGCGGACAGCCGTTCATCGCAAGGGTCGATTCGCGGACGGACGTCCAGGCCGGGAACACGGTCGCTCTCGCCTTTGATATGAATAAAGCCCATTTTTTTGACAAGGAAACAGAGCTCCGCATCCATTCCGAAGGATAA
- a CDS encoding helix-turn-helix domain-containing protein, which translates to MLEKLKMLYGERMVASGSAPKHETLWYQTDEGETFGVLKEAVTDREKRLLSALFQPFREPEAPELTLREKEWHQYIFANAPLHNLENIQHVQGHFFKMKHSPEERQAIKEAVSGFFEKPLIVWYDLHEAVILHEDPSVFLSKKELEELSDALTSDFLSTPVFFSGQLHQVNASLQEKIRFEKQMFHHMLANNNRGNVASFCQCLPSFLLAAPEKINASLFSDAMRDALADPEISLTIRTYLRCSLNASLTAKELFIHRNSLQYRIDKFIERTAIDIRQFEEAAAVYLILHVLKLF; encoded by the coding sequence ATGCTGGAAAAATTAAAAATGTTGTACGGCGAAAGAATGGTTGCCTCCGGCTCGGCTCCAAAGCATGAAACGCTCTGGTATCAAACGGACGAAGGCGAAACGTTCGGCGTTTTAAAAGAAGCGGTGACAGACCGGGAAAAACGGCTGCTCTCGGCGCTGTTTCAGCCTTTTAGAGAACCGGAGGCGCCCGAGCTTACACTGCGCGAAAAAGAATGGCATCAATATATTTTTGCCAATGCCCCTCTACACAATCTGGAAAACATTCAGCATGTCCAAGGACATTTTTTCAAAATGAAACATTCGCCTGAAGAAAGACAGGCGATAAAAGAGGCCGTCAGCGGTTTTTTTGAAAAACCGCTTATTGTGTGGTATGACCTTCATGAAGCGGTCATCCTTCATGAAGATCCTTCTGTGTTTCTCTCAAAAAAAGAATTGGAAGAGCTGTCTGACGCCTTGACGAGCGATTTTTTGTCAACCCCTGTATTTTTCAGCGGCCAGCTTCATCAAGTGAACGCTTCGCTCCAAGAAAAAATCCGCTTTGAAAAACAAATGTTCCACCATATGCTGGCGAACAATAATCGCGGAAATGTCGCTTCATTTTGCCAGTGCCTCCCGTCATTTTTGCTGGCGGCACCGGAAAAAATCAATGCCTCGCTATTTTCGGACGCCATGCGAGATGCCCTGGCTGATCCGGAAATCTCCTTGACGATCCGGACGTATTTGAGATGCAGCCTGAACGCATCTCTGACAGCCAAAGAACTATTTATCCACCGGAACAGTCTGCAATACAGGATTGACAAATTTATTGAACGGACGGCAATTGATATCAGACAGTTTGAAGAAGCAGCAGCCGTTTATTTGATCCTGCATGTTCTCAAGCTTTTCTAG
- a CDS encoding YheE family protein, which translates to MISHFQWKPLFKQEKLPGWKISFYHNGTHYEGIYHRSGEIEWGSVYPPHDDEPSLKSEIHELMLFHIYE; encoded by the coding sequence ATGATTTCTCACTTTCAATGGAAGCCGTTGTTTAAACAAGAAAAACTGCCTGGCTGGAAAATTTCGTTTTACCATAATGGAACACATTATGAAGGCATTTACCATCGCTCTGGGGAAATTGAATGGGGCAGCGTTTATCCGCCTCATGATGATGAGCCTTCCCTTAAAAGCGAAATTCATGAATTAATGCTCTTTCATATTTACGAATAA
- a CDS encoding YheC/YheD family protein has protein sequence MTGQTFTVGIHPNSENTMLIPAPFKQEGLLYAAFGTCVERCHISFDSHLQRTVLLSENLYKSLRIPHRGKATLFFRDNTVHIGPLIGIFTAGFTKSEHEPLRDRSLFFSKLLTMELPAGGYCYLFGTHQIQWEEGTVRGLIFRENGWEEAVVPLPNVVYDRLPNRKAEDSAALQEAKVRLVNEYRIPWFNPGFFNKWDVYEALRHDERTKEFLPYCELEPGAETISDMLKQYGVIYVKPTDGSLGNGIFQLSRGEDQHFLAKDAKSEKTYPGADAFLNDLKKRLKAPYIAQQGIERVKVGDRPADFRVHTNKNGKGKWTVTAIACKIAEKDGITTHLSKGGAVKTLGEIYDDPKERLLILQKLTKTALVISSVLDEKIHGFIGEIGLDLGMDVSGKVWIFEANSRPGRGIFAHPRLSSVSHLTKKRNFEYASYLTEQSLLHPESMWT, from the coding sequence ATGACCGGTCAAACGTTTACGGTCGGGATCCATCCAAACAGTGAAAACACGATGCTGATTCCCGCTCCTTTCAAACAGGAAGGTCTGCTTTATGCGGCTTTTGGAACGTGTGTAGAAAGGTGTCATATCTCCTTTGACAGTCATTTGCAGCGAACGGTTTTGCTCTCTGAGAATCTGTACAAAAGTCTGCGGATTCCGCACCGCGGGAAAGCGACCTTGTTTTTCCGCGATAATACCGTCCATATCGGGCCGTTAATCGGGATATTCACCGCCGGCTTCACAAAGTCGGAGCATGAGCCTCTGAGAGACCGTTCTTTGTTTTTTTCGAAGCTTTTAACAATGGAGCTTCCGGCCGGCGGCTATTGCTATCTGTTTGGCACCCATCAAATCCAGTGGGAAGAAGGAACGGTCCGCGGCCTCATCTTCAGGGAAAACGGCTGGGAGGAAGCCGTCGTTCCCCTGCCGAACGTCGTTTACGACAGGCTGCCGAATCGAAAGGCGGAAGACTCGGCCGCCCTGCAGGAAGCGAAGGTGCGTCTGGTGAACGAATACCGGATTCCATGGTTTAATCCCGGCTTTTTTAATAAATGGGATGTATATGAAGCCTTACGGCATGACGAAAGAACGAAAGAATTCCTTCCTTATTGCGAATTAGAGCCCGGTGCAGAAACAATCAGCGACATGCTGAAGCAATATGGCGTCATCTATGTAAAGCCGACCGACGGCAGCTTGGGAAACGGCATTTTTCAGCTTTCTAGAGGTGAGGATCAACACTTTTTGGCAAAGGACGCTAAAAGCGAGAAAACGTATCCGGGAGCGGACGCTTTTTTAAACGATTTAAAAAAACGTCTGAAAGCCCCGTATATCGCCCAGCAAGGTATTGAACGGGTCAAGGTCGGCGATCGGCCCGCGGATTTTCGGGTGCATACGAACAAAAACGGAAAAGGAAAATGGACCGTAACAGCAATCGCCTGCAAAATCGCGGAAAAAGACGGCATCACAACTCATCTTTCAAAGGGAGGCGCCGTCAAAACGCTTGGAGAAATCTATGATGACCCCAAGGAGAGGCTGCTTATTCTGCAAAAGCTGACCAAAACAGCTCTAGTCATCAGCAGTGTCCTTGACGAAAAAATACACGGCTTTATCGGTGAAATCGGTCTTGATCTCGGGATGGACGTGTCAGGAAAGGTTTGGATATTCGAGGCCAACTCCCGTCCGGGCAGAGGAATTTTCGCCCATCCCCGTCTATCATCTGTCAGCCATTTGACGAAAAAAAGAAATTTCGAATACGCGTCTTACTTAACCGAACAATCGCTCCTCCATCCGGAGAGCATGTGGACCTAG
- a CDS encoding YheC/YheD family protein — MLTLGFMSLSNDHEKDYAEELAKMASEYGIRLIRFTPLDISPGSLFVKALTYHPKSGQWNEVEREIPEVIYDRCFYGRDQQSKKAKPIVEWLKKYPKTVFLGLGLPDKWMVYKALKADSILQSYLPATRLAASAQDILRLLAKEKSCILKPASASGGRGIIHLEMTGKTVKASYQTGKHKQLKSFSKQASFETWCKKVLQHRYLLQSFLDIQDKDGYPCDIRLLLQKNRSGEWETAGKTVRRSYQHGLLANLTGDAESVSFDSWLVSVPKKRQAVLLDDLETIAQAVPKALESGHGPLFELGLDICLTKDGKVWLLDVNSKPGKKAFLKHSPESRLLLHQGPLEYCSFLAETFDKKGAGKR, encoded by the coding sequence ATGCTGACGCTTGGATTTATGTCGCTGTCCAACGATCATGAAAAAGATTATGCCGAGGAATTGGCGAAAATGGCTTCGGAATACGGCATTCGCTTGATCCGGTTTACACCTTTGGATATCTCTCCGGGCTCCCTATTTGTTAAAGCGCTCACATATCACCCCAAATCGGGACAGTGGAACGAAGTCGAACGGGAAATTCCCGAAGTGATCTATGACCGCTGCTTTTACGGCCGCGATCAGCAATCGAAGAAAGCAAAACCGATCGTTGAATGGCTCAAAAAATACCCGAAAACGGTCTTCCTCGGACTTGGACTCCCTGATAAATGGATGGTTTACAAGGCTTTAAAGGCCGACTCCATTCTCCAGTCCTATTTGCCTGCCACGAGGCTTGCGGCCAGCGCGCAGGATATACTGCGCCTCCTTGCCAAAGAAAAATCGTGCATCTTAAAACCCGCTTCCGCATCAGGAGGACGCGGCATCATCCACCTCGAAATGACGGGGAAAACGGTGAAAGCCTCTTACCAAACAGGGAAGCATAAACAGCTCAAATCGTTTTCAAAGCAGGCTTCCTTTGAAACATGGTGCAAAAAAGTCCTGCAGCACCGCTATCTATTGCAATCGTTCCTCGACATTCAAGACAAAGACGGCTACCCGTGCGACATCAGACTGCTTTTGCAAAAAAACCGCTCGGGGGAATGGGAAACGGCCGGGAAAACGGTGCGCAGAAGCTACCAGCACGGACTGCTGGCGAATCTGACCGGGGATGCTGAATCGGTAAGCTTTGACAGCTGGCTCGTATCCGTTCCCAAGAAGCGCCAAGCCGTCCTTCTTGATGATTTGGAGACGATTGCTCAAGCCGTGCCAAAAGCGCTCGAATCCGGGCATGGGCCGTTATTTGAGCTCGGCCTTGATATTTGCTTGACGAAAGATGGAAAGGTTTGGCTTCTTGATGTCAATTCTAAGCCGGGAAAAAAAGCTTTTTTAAAACATTCCCCTGAAAGCAGACTGCTTTTGCATCAAGGTCCCCTGGAATACTGCTCCTTTTTGGCGGAAACGTTCGATAAGAAAGGGGCTGGGAAAAGATGA
- a CDS encoding helix-turn-helix transcriptional regulator has protein sequence MKNQIKEYREKKNISQGKLADLCNVSRQTINAIENNKYDPSLQLAFDIAKNLEVRVDILFLNEREVEG, from the coding sequence ATGAAAAATCAAATCAAGGAGTATCGAGAGAAAAAAAACATCTCGCAAGGAAAATTGGCAGACTTATGCAATGTGAGCAGACAGACGATTAATGCCATTGAAAACAATAAATATGACCCCAGTTTACAATTAGCATTTGATATTGCAAAAAATTTAGAAGTTAGGGTTGATATCTTGTTTTTAAATGAAAGGGAGGTAGAAGGATGA